The stretch of DNA CATCATTGAGTTTATTGGCGAATGGAATGATTGTATTAACAATGACATCATGCTCTTAAAACGTGAAGTACTGGAAGACATGATGGCTGAAGGAATTAATAAATTCATCCTGATTGGCGAAAATGTACTTAATTTTCATGGTTCTGACGATTCTTATTACGAGGAATGGTATCAGGAAGTAGAAGACGGATGGATAGCACTTATTAATTTCCGTGAGCATGTTTTACAGGAAATGGTTAGCAATAATCTTGATTATTACTTGAATTTGGGAGGTGAACTTGATGAATTAGGATGGCGTACGCTAAAACCAATGCAGCTTTTTAAAAAAGTAGATAATATGATGACGAAAAGGTTAGGGATGTAATTTACACCCTATTCTTTTCAACCATTAGTTTTACCAGAATTACCCATGATCGTCATGAATTACTCTTCCACTCTTTTTAACTCTTCTCCATCAACAGTCATTTTCCAAACACCTTCTTCTTCATGAGGAGGATTTGTAACCTTGAAAGTAGTTGTTATACCTAGTGCTCCTACTTCGAAATCATTTCCAATGAACTTCTGGAGTGGGCCAGATACACTTTTAGATGTCCCTCCTTCAATCCTCTCGTACTGAACACTTCCATCCTTAGTAATAACCAGTTCCATTGATAACGATTTCCACCTGCCAACATAATTCATTTTATCTGACGGGATACCGGGACTTTTTAAATTACAGGCCGTGATCAAAAACATAGAAATCAACAAAAGTAGAATGTGATTTTTCATGATGATAAATGGTTAGTACTCAAGAATACATAATTATTTTCAATAAAAAAGGTCCGCACTCACTTGCAGACCTTAAATCATACTATTTTTATTGGCAAGCAACGATTATTCATCGTCATTATCCATTAAGCTGGCCTTTTTTCCATGTTTCAACACTTTGGCTTCAAGGAAGAAAATGATCTCTTCAGCAATGTTAGTAACATGATCACCAACGCGTTCAAGCTTGCGAATGATAGTCATCAGGAACAATGCCTGTTTAACATTATGAGGATTTTTGCCAATATAATCAGCAATCAGGTCCGTCGCTTGCTTGTTGATAGCATCTAAGATACTGTCCATGCTAAATACCGTACGAGCAAGCTTTGCATTTCGTTCAGCATAAGCGCGATTAGAGGCACTCAGCATCAGCTTAACAGTTTCAGCCATTTCGTAAAAACGACATTCTTCCAAAAGATTCTTATCAAACCCCTTTTCAAAATCGATCACATAATGAGCAATACCTTCGGCGTTATCACCAATACGCTCCAGATTATAATTGATTTTTAAAGTGGCAAAAACAAAACGCATATCCTGCGCAAACGGATTTAATAAAGTGAATATATTCTCACAATCCTTGTCAATCTTTAACTCATAAGCATTTACGCGCTTTTCATTAAAAACCACCTCTCTTGCTAATCCTTTATCTTCGTCTACCAATGAAGCAATACATTTCTCAATTTGGCCTTCAACCAAACTTGCCATATCGTTCATCTGGTAAAATAATTTCTGTAGTTCTTCTTCTAAGTGTGTCATAGTTGCTTCCTCCGAAGAGTGATATGCATAATGTAATTAATAAACCCTAAATATGGTATAAAATAATGACGAAATCCACTTTGTCTGTCAATCCTTTTACATCAACCAAATCTACCCGTTACGTAATTTTGAGTAGCCTCTTTAGCCGGATTAGTGAACATAGTTGATGTTTCATCATATTCAATTAATTCACCCAAGTAAAAGAAAGCTGTTTTATCACTAATACGCGCAGCTTGTTGCATATTATGCGTTACAATTACAATCGTGTATTTGTGTTTAAGTTCGTGTATAAGTTCTTCAATTTTTGCAGTCGAAATTGGATCAAGTGCCGATGCGGGTTCGTCCATCAGGATAACAGAAGGCTCAACCGCCAATGTTCTTGCAATACACAAACGTTGTTGTTGTCCACCAGATAAAGCTAATGCTGATTTCTTAAGATCATCCTTAACCTCATCCCATAAAGCTGCCTGACGCAAGGAACGTTCAACGGTTTCATCAATAAACTTCTTATGAGTAATACCGTTAATTCTTAATCCGTACGCAACATTCTCGTAAATAGATTTTGGAAATGGATTGGGTTTCTGGAATACCATTCCTATCTTTTTACGGTGATCCACTACGTTGATTTTATTTTTATAAATATCACGACCGTCAATAAGTATTTCACCTTCCACTCTACAATTATCGATCAAATCGTTCATACGATTAAAACAACGCAAAAATGTTGATTTACCACAACCCGACGGACCAATAAAGGCGGTAACACTGTTGGCTTTAATACCCATGCTAATGCCTTTTAATGCGTGCTTTTCGCCGTAATACAAATTGACGTCTTTAGCTTCTAATTTATTCATGTATATTCAATTTGGCTAATAGCTATTGGCTATTAGCTATTGGCTATTTAATATTTTATTCTTCTATTATGGCGATTACGTAAAAATACGGCGATGCCATTTAATATGAAAACAAACAATAACAAGATGATAATTGCAGCCGCTGCATTCACAACAAATCCTTGTTGTGGTCTGCTCGTCCAGTTAAAGATCTGGATAGGCAGTACCGTAAACTGATCCATTGGCGATTTAGGAGCAAAGGGTACATAAACCAAGGCACCAACAACAATTAGTGGAGCAGTTTCTCCTACAGCCCTTGAAACGGCCAGAATCATACCTGTTAAAATACTTCCGAAA from Solitalea canadensis DSM 3403 encodes:
- the phoU gene encoding phosphate signaling complex protein PhoU, whose product is MTHLEEELQKLFYQMNDMASLVEGQIEKCIASLVDEDKGLAREVVFNEKRVNAYELKIDKDCENIFTLLNPFAQDMRFVFATLKINYNLERIGDNAEGIAHYVIDFEKGFDKNLLEECRFYEMAETVKLMLSASNRAYAERNAKLARTVFSMDSILDAINKQATDLIADYIGKNPHNVKQALFLMTIIRKLERVGDHVTNIAEEIIFFLEAKVLKHGKKASLMDNDDE
- the pstB gene encoding phosphate ABC transporter ATP-binding protein PstB, whose protein sequence is MNKLEAKDVNLYYGEKHALKGISMGIKANSVTAFIGPSGCGKSTFLRCFNRMNDLIDNCRVEGEILIDGRDIYKNKINVVDHRKKIGMVFQKPNPFPKSIYENVAYGLRINGITHKKFIDETVERSLRQAALWDEVKDDLKKSALALSGGQQQRLCIARTLAVEPSVILMDEPASALDPISTAKIEELIHELKHKYTIVIVTHNMQQAARISDKTAFFYLGELIEYDETSTMFTNPAKEATQNYVTGRFG